One window from the genome of Anaerococcus sp. Marseille-Q7828 encodes:
- a CDS encoding DEAD/DEAH box helicase, with protein sequence MTDAYSLLNRDLRFYIHEKGWPKLTRIQNAAIKTYFANDNNLILSAATAQGKTEAVFLPAISSIDDFDDGLKILYISPLIALINDQFKRINDMCLDMDIAITAWHGEASKSKKDALIENPRGIVLITPESIEALLSGKSDLAKNLLKDVEVVIVDEIHSFLSGNRGLQLKSLLTRILRYTYESPRMIGLSATIGEENYSLAKNFFANGRDTNIIVDKSRNDLEVTIDYFPSENISSDAIKKISAYADDGAMLVFPNSRDKVETFAVKLSEEFKETGKDIRVFAHHSSVSKNRRKEIEDFAKKARMEQFVICATSTLELGIDIGAVTSVCQYGPSHSVLSLAQRLGRSGRKTKTSILHQISANPWDLLESLATISLYKDGILDKTEETHKAYDVFTHQVLSTLLENFGLSIEEYKYLNKTLSTFSDISDEDFAQISEHLAKEGYIEILENEVIAGSAIEKLMSRGNFYNQFITGGSYTVYNDKAKIGEVEISPEIQVDTNIYLAGSIRRIEQILSKNKKIIVQRAEAGKAPKFTSIGDMDISDIIRNRMKEILKYPDKYSFDEPINEIVGELREEYTDDDYLFVAEKDTISLRTFKNSKINRSLALMLNIASNSKDYSNNETDSTVMGPEIIRYFDQIRINPIGEEQITKFLEKDQTYMESFLGANKYMVLVPTDLKIDYIIKNSLDIKGTYEYLGIKAEI encoded by the coding sequence ATGACAGATGCTTACTCATTATTAAATAGGGATTTGAGGTTTTATATCCACGAAAAAGGCTGGCCAAAACTTACAAGAATACAAAATGCAGCTATTAAAACTTATTTTGCCAATGACAACAACCTAATCTTGTCAGCAGCAACTGCCCAGGGCAAGACTGAAGCTGTCTTTTTGCCAGCTATAAGTTCGATTGATGATTTTGATGACGGCCTAAAGATATTATATATTTCGCCACTCATAGCTCTAATTAATGATCAATTTAAACGAATCAATGATATGTGCTTGGATATGGATATAGCTATAACTGCTTGGCATGGCGAAGCTAGCAAGAGTAAAAAAGATGCCTTAATTGAAAACCCCAGAGGTATTGTACTAATCACCCCAGAATCTATAGAAGCACTCCTTTCTGGAAAATCAGATCTTGCAAAAAATCTACTCAAAGATGTTGAAGTAGTTATTGTTGATGAAATTCATAGCTTTTTATCAGGCAATAGAGGTCTTCAGTTAAAGTCTTTGCTTACTCGAATCTTACGTTATACTTATGAGAGCCCAAGGATGATTGGACTTTCTGCAACCATTGGTGAAGAAAATTATTCCTTAGCCAAAAACTTTTTTGCAAATGGCAGAGACACAAATATCATAGTCGATAAATCTAGAAATGATTTAGAAGTGACAATTGACTACTTTCCATCAGAAAATATTTCTTCAGATGCGATCAAAAAGATAAGTGCCTATGCTGATGATGGAGCCATGTTAGTTTTTCCCAATTCTAGGGATAAGGTTGAAACTTTTGCTGTTAAACTTAGTGAAGAATTTAAGGAGACTGGCAAAGATATTAGAGTCTTTGCCCACCATTCGTCAGTCAGCAAAAATAGGCGAAAAGAGATAGAAGATTTTGCCAAGAAAGCCAGGATGGAGCAATTTGTAATATGTGCAACATCAACCCTAGAGCTTGGCATAGATATTGGTGCTGTAACAAGTGTTTGCCAATATGGACCAAGTCATTCCGTCCTATCCCTAGCCCAAAGACTTGGCAGAAGCGGTAGAAAAACAAAAACTTCTATCCTCCACCAAATATCTGCAAATCCTTGGGACTTGCTAGAATCTCTGGCCACAATAAGTCTATATAAAGATGGGATCTTGGATAAGACGGAAGAAACTCACAAAGCCTATGATGTCTTTACCCACCAAGTACTTTCTACACTTTTAGAAAATTTTGGCCTAAGTATTGAAGAATACAAGTACCTCAATAAAACACTTTCGACATTTTCTGATATAAGTGATGAAGACTTTGCACAAATTAGCGAGCATTTGGCGAAAGAGGGATATATAGAAATCTTGGAAAATGAAGTAATAGCAGGAAGTGCCATAGAAAAGCTTATGAGTCGTGGTAATTTTTACAATCAATTTATAACAGGTGGTTCATACACTGTTTATAATGATAAGGCAAAGATAGGAGAAGTTGAAATTAGCCCAGAAATCCAAGTTGATACCAATATTTATCTGGCTGGATCTATCCGGAGAATTGAGCAAATTCTTAGTAAAAATAAAAAAATAATAGTCCAAAGAGCAGAGGCTGGCAAAGCTCCCAAATTTACCAGTATAGGGGATATGGATATTTCAGATATCATAAGAAATCGTATGAAAGAAATCCTAAAATATCCCGACAAATATAGTTTTGATGAACCAATAAACGAAATAGTTGGTGAGCTTAGAGAAGAATACACAGATGATGACTACCTATTTGTAGCAGAAAAAGATACGATATCTCTAAGGACTTTCAAAAACTCAAAAATTAATAGAAGCCTTGCCCTAATGCTAAATATTGCATCAAACAGCAAAGATTACTCAAATAACGAAACAGATTCCACTGTCATGGGACCAGAAATAATCAGATACTTCGATCAAATTAGAATAAATCCAATTGGAGAAGAGCAGATAACAAAATTCTTAGAAAAAGACCAAACATACATGGAATCTTTCTTAGGAGCAAATAAATACATGGTCCTAGTCCCTACAGACTTGAAAATTGATTATATTATAAAAAATAGCTTAGATATAAAAGGGACTTATGAATATCTTGGCATAAAAGCTGAAATTTAG